The Thiohalospira halophila DSM 15071 genome includes the window TGATGAGAAAGGCATCCCGTTCAAGAAGCTGCGGGTGGAGCATAGCCCGAATTTCTTCCGGAAGGCGCGCCTGGTTCTCGCCCGCTGGATAAAGTCCTGGGGCGCGGCGGCGGCCCAAGACCACGGCTCGGGCGAATACGTCGAGAAGCTCCAGGCCCACGCCCTACGCCGGAATCCGGAATAGTCCGGATGGAGGTTCGGGTTGGATGTTGAGGCTCAGGATCGAGGCCTGGGCCCATCCCCAATGCAGAGGGAATGGAAGGCGCGCGTAAGTAAGTGGGGTCAGGTCTTGCAACGTTATTTATGCGGTCTCGAAGGGTTACAGATAGTGATTGCCCGCGAGGCGAAGCTCAACCCTGCCCTCTCTGCTGCCCCCCCGTAGCGCACACGGTTTAGAACTAGTCTATATTCGGGGGAGGCGGCAGCGCCGGAAGGCCGGCGGCCAGGCCGTCAGCGCGCCGTGGCGACACGGTATGCGAACCTCGGAACCGGAGAGCGAGATGACGGACAAGCCCAGCACCGGCCGGTGCCCGGTGATGCACGGCGCCAACACTGCGGTTGGCAGCGATGTCATGGAGTGGTGGCCCAACGCCCTGAACCTGGACATCCTCCACCAGCACGACCGCAAGACCAATCCCATGGGGGCGGACTTCGACTACCGCGCGGAGGTCCGCAAGCTCGACTTCGACGCGCTCAAGGCGGATGTGCGGGCCCTGATGACCGAGAGTCAGGCGTGGTGGCCGGCGGACTGGGGGCACTACGGCGGGCTGATGATCCGCATGGCCTGGCACGCCGCCGGCTCCTACCGGGTGGCGGACGGTCGCGGGGGTGCCGCCACCGGCAACCAGCGCTTCGCGCCCATCAACAGCTGGCCGGACAACGGCAACCTGGACAAGGCGCGCCGCCTGCTGTGGCCCATCAAGAAGAAGTACGGCAACCGGCTGAGCTGGGCAGACCTTATCATCCTGGCCGGCAACGTCGCCTACGAGTCCATGGGCTTCAGGACCTTCGGCTTCTCCTTCGGCCGGGAGGACATCTGGCACCCCGAGAAGGATACCTACTGGGGCAGCGAGAAGGAGTGGCTCGCCACCAGCGACAAGCCCGGCAGCCGTTACGATGAGCAACGCAATCCGGAATCCCTGGAGGACCCGCTGGCGGCGGTCATGATGGGGCTCATCTACGTGAACCCCGAGGGCCCGGACGGCCAGCCGGATCCGCTGGAGACGGCCAAGGATGTCCGCATGACCTTCAGCCGCATGGCCATGAACGACGAGGAGACCGTCGCCCTCACCATCGGTGGCCACACGGTGGGCAAGTGCCACGGCAACGGGGATGCCGCCAATCTGGGCCCGGCCCCGGAGGCGGCGGAGATCGAGGAGCAGGGCCTGGGCTGGAACAACCACGTCACCCGCGGCGTGGGCCGCGACGCCGTCACCAGCGGCCTGGAGGGCGCCTGGACCACCCACCCCACCCGGTGGGACCACGAGTACCTGGAGATGCTGTTCGGCCACGAATGGCAGGTGGTCCAGAGCCCGGCCGGCGCCAACCAGTGGCAGCCGGTGGACATCCGGGAAGAGGACATGCCGGTGGACGTGGAGGATCCCTCCATCCGCCGCATGCCCATGATGACCGACGCCGACATGGCGATGAAGGTCGATCCGGGGTTCCGCGCCATCGCGGAAGAATTCCGCCAGGACCCGGACCGGCTCGACGACGCCTTCGCCCGCGCCTGGTTCAAGCTGATCCACCGGGACATGGGCCCGAAGGAGCGCTACATCGGCCCCGAGGCGCCCACCGAGGACCTGATCTGGCAGGACCCGGTGCCCGCGGGCCCCACCGCCTACAACGTCGAGGCGGTCAAGCAGCGGATCGCGGACAGCGGTCTCGGCATCGGCGACCTGGTCACCACCGCCTGGGACAGCGCCCGCACCTTCCGCCAGTCCGACAAGCGGGGCGGCGCCAACGGCGCCCGGATCCGCCTGGCCCCGCAGAAGGACTGGGCGGCCAACGAGCCGGAGCGGCTGGCCCGCGTCCTCGGCGTGCTGGAGCCCATCGCCGCCGACAGCGGCGCCAGCCTGGCGGACGTCATCGTGCTGGCCGGCAATGTCGGCATCGAGCAGGCGGCGAAGGCGGCGGGCCACGACCGGGTGGTGCCCTTCCAGCCGGGCCGGGGCGATGCCAGCG containing:
- the katG gene encoding catalase/peroxidase HPI, yielding MTDKPSTGRCPVMHGANTAVGSDVMEWWPNALNLDILHQHDRKTNPMGADFDYRAEVRKLDFDALKADVRALMTESQAWWPADWGHYGGLMIRMAWHAAGSYRVADGRGGAATGNQRFAPINSWPDNGNLDKARRLLWPIKKKYGNRLSWADLIILAGNVAYESMGFRTFGFSFGREDIWHPEKDTYWGSEKEWLATSDKPGSRYDEQRNPESLEDPLAAVMMGLIYVNPEGPDGQPDPLETAKDVRMTFSRMAMNDEETVALTIGGHTVGKCHGNGDAANLGPAPEAAEIEEQGLGWNNHVTRGVGRDAVTSGLEGAWTTHPTRWDHEYLEMLFGHEWQVVQSPAGANQWQPVDIREEDMPVDVEDPSIRRMPMMTDADMAMKVDPGFRAIAEEFRQDPDRLDDAFARAWFKLIHRDMGPKERYIGPEAPTEDLIWQDPVPAGPTAYNVEAVKQRIADSGLGIGDLVTTAWDSARTFRQSDKRGGANGARIRLAPQKDWAANEPERLARVLGVLEPIAADSGASLADVIVLAGNVGIEQAAKAAGHDRVVPFQPGRGDASEEMTDADSFRWLEPLSDAYRNFLKKDYTVPAEELMLDRTQLMGLTAPEMTVLVGGMRGLGTNHGGTRDGVFTDREGQLTNDFFVNLTDMDNRWVPTGHNRYEIRDRQTDDVKWTATRVDLVFGSNAVLRSYAEVYAQDDNPAKFVDDFIAAWNKVMNADRFDR